Part of the Bdellovibrio bacteriovorus genome, TATATAACGGAACAACAACTCCATTGAGTTCTTGCCAATCAGTAGCGACTGCTGGTTACGGCTGGGCCAACGGACAATGTTACCAAGTTGGTGGTGGTGCTTACACTATGACGAACCAAACTTACTGCGCTAGTTACCCTAACTATCAATTGATCGGTAATATGTGTTACCAAATTACTAACGGTGTACAAACTCAAGTAAGCTCTACTTATTGTGCGACAACGGGTTACGGTACTGGTTACGGCACAACTTGCCAAAGCCAATACGGTTCTGGTTACAACTATAATAACGGTTATGCGCAAACTTGCAGCGGTCTTATGTACGGCGCAGGTGGAACACCAGTTCTTTGTACTCCAACGATGACTTGTGGTCAGATCTCTTATGCGAACTACGGTTATCAACAAGTCACTCAAATGAATTGCTCTGGTATGACTCTGAGCCAGATGCAATACGGTACTTCAGGCGTTTACTGCCAATAATTTCCGATCGTTCACTTCCCATTTAAATACTCGGCGTACCCCAGAAAGGTGCGCCGTTTATATTTTTGAAATGCTCATCCCCTAAGCAAACGCGTCACATCTCAAACGCGTCGCAATAAATACGCTCGAAACTTTGCCTTCTTTTTAAGCTTCTGTACTTCTTTTTAGACCCTACAGTTGACATAGTCTCGGACTCCTTGGACAGTGAAATGGGCTTTTGTCTAGCTAGACCAAGGACGGGTGAGGCGCAGGCTGCGCAAGCGAAAGACGTTATTTCGGCAGGGTCGAAATAAAGCAAGCCGAGGGGATTGTACTTTGAGAATTAAGAAAATTGAACTCATTGGTTTTAAGTCTTTTAAAGATCGCACCGTCATTCATTTCGACGCCGGCATTACGGGTATCGTAGGGCCTAACGGTTGTGGTAAGTCCAATATCGTCGACGCCCTTATGTGGGTTATGGGCGAGATGTCCGCGAAAGATCTGCGCGGCTCGCAAATGACCGACGTTATCTTTGGCGGTGCCGAAGGTTACGCCCCCTTGGGGATGTGCGAAGTTTCGTTGACGCTTGAAAACGACGGCGGAGCTTTTCCGGCAAAGTATATTAAACATTCTGAAATCATGGTCACGCGTCGTCTTCACCGAAATGGTGAGGGGGAGTACTTCATCAATAAAGAACCAGCGCGTTTAAAAGACGTGCAAGAGATCTTTATGGATACGGGTGCGGGCTCTAAAGGTTTCTCGATCATCGCTCAAGGTATGATCGGTAAAATCATCACGGCTAAAGCTGAAGATCGTCGTATGTTGATCGAAGAAGCGGCCGGGATTACGAAGTTCAAAGCTCGTAAAAAAGAATCGCAAAGAAAACTTATTTCTACGGACCAAAATTTGGTGCGTTTGCAAGACATCATCGGCGAGTTAAAGCGCCAAATTGATTCTTTGCAAAGACAAGCCCAACGTGCGGAACGTTATCGTAACATCAAAAACCAAATCGAAGATTTGGACCTCTGGTTGTCTTCAGCTCAGTACGTAGAGTTGAAACGTGCGGCGGACGAAGCGCAAAATATCTTCAACGAAGCACAAAGCATGGAAGTGGAAGGTGAAACAAACCTTTCCACTCTTCAGGGGCAATTAGAAGTTTTGAAGCTTCAAATCTTGGAAAAAGAAAAGCTGGTTGAATCGCAACAAACTGAGTTTTTTGCAAAACAATCAACAGTTCAGAAAAAAGAAATGGAAATCCAAGAGCTTCGTTTTGAAATCGAACAGGCTCGTCGTAATGAACAGATGACCGGCACGATCTTGCAAGAACAGCAAGCCCGTCAAGAGTTGTTGGCTCGTGATAAAGCGACTTTGGATTCTCAGGTCGCAGAGCTTAAAGAAGAAGCCGAAACTTTAACGGCTCAATTCACAGAAAAAAATGAAATCTTCCAAAACTCGAACAACCGCATTTCACAAGTCGATGAAGAATTGACGGTGAAACGCCGTGATCTATTCGCGGTCGGTCAGTCTGAGTCTTCCTTGGATGCGCGTGTAAACTCTTTACGTTCGCAAATCTCTGATTTGACGGACCGTCAAGATAACGAGCAATTGGTCCTAAACGAACTTCGTGAAAAACACGTTGAGTTTGAGGGCCGCCGTAAAAAAGTTTTCAACGAGCTAGAAAAAGAACGTCAAATGCAATTGGATTTGGCGAATGATTTCGAATCGTTTGAAGCGAATAAAAAAATCCTGACGGAAAGTGCCGCTACTAAACGTGCTGAGATGGAACAGTTCAAAGACAGCTTGAATGAGGTTGCTTCTCGTTTGTACGGTTTAGAAAACTTGCAAAACAACTTCGAAGGTTTCCAAGAAGGCGTGAAACAAGTCATGCTTTGGCAGAAAACCAAAACACAAGAGTTGATGGCTGATGGTTCGGTGGTCACTCATTTTCAACCGGTATCCGAGGTTGTTGAAGTTCCGGCGCAGTACGAAGTCGCGATGGAAGCGGCCCTGGGCTCACGCCTGCAAATGCTTCTTTCTTCCGACTCTGACGTGGCGTTGGAAGCTGTTGATCATTTGAAAGAACAAAAAACCGGTCGTTCTAGCTTCTTGTCAGCGCAAAGCAGTTCGCAAAGCTTGCACCGTGCTTCGGCGCCTGAAAATGAAACCGGCGTTCAAGCTATTTTGAAAGACGTAGTTCAAGCGGCGGATAAGTTTAAAGGCACTGTGGCTTACTTGCTTGATGGCGTAGCCATCGTGGATTCTATCCGCACGGCGTTGGCTCTTCGCCCACGTTATGAAGGTTGGACATTTGTTACCCTTGACGGTGACACGCTCACAGCTGACGGAGTTTTGACAGGTGGATCGACGGAATCAGCAGATTCAGGCGTTTTAAAACGTCGTCGTGAAATCAAAGAACTTTCTGATCGTAAAGATGAGTACGCGGGTAAATTAGCGCTGGCTCAAGCCGCTTTGAAAAAAACGGAAGAACAATTAACTAACGTCGTTAACGACTTTGAAGGCGCGCAAAAACGTAAGGTTGAGCAAGAAATCAAAGTCACCGAACTTCGTAAAGACCTAGAACGTGCGGAAAACGAACTAGTCAACGCCCAAACGGCCGTTGAACGCCAAGAGCGCGAAGTTAAAAAATTGACTGAACAAGTGGAAGTTCAAGAGCAAAAGATGGAA contains:
- the smc gene encoding chromosome segregation protein SMC, whose translation is MRIKKIELIGFKSFKDRTVIHFDAGITGIVGPNGCGKSNIVDALMWVMGEMSAKDLRGSQMTDVIFGGAEGYAPLGMCEVSLTLENDGGAFPAKYIKHSEIMVTRRLHRNGEGEYFINKEPARLKDVQEIFMDTGAGSKGFSIIAQGMIGKIITAKAEDRRMLIEEAAGITKFKARKKESQRKLISTDQNLVRLQDIIGELKRQIDSLQRQAQRAERYRNIKNQIEDLDLWLSSAQYVELKRAADEAQNIFNEAQSMEVEGETNLSTLQGQLEVLKLQILEKEKLVESQQTEFFAKQSTVQKKEMEIQELRFEIEQARRNEQMTGTILQEQQARQELLARDKATLDSQVAELKEEAETLTAQFTEKNEIFQNSNNRISQVDEELTVKRRDLFAVGQSESSLDARVNSLRSQISDLTDRQDNEQLVLNELREKHVEFEGRRKKVFNELEKERQMQLDLANDFESFEANKKILTESAATKRAEMEQFKDSLNEVASRLYGLENLQNNFEGFQEGVKQVMLWQKTKTQELMADGSVVTHFQPVSEVVEVPAQYEVAMEAALGSRLQMLLSSDSDVALEAVDHLKEQKTGRSSFLSAQSSSQSLHRASAPENETGVQAILKDVVQAADKFKGTVAYLLDGVAIVDSIRTALALRPRYEGWTFVTLDGDTLTADGVLTGGSTESADSGVLKRRREIKELSDRKDEYAGKLALAQAALKKTEEQLTNVVNDFEGAQKRKVEQEIKVTELRKDLERAENELVNAQTAVERQEREVKKLTEQVEVQEQKMEELTIALQEAREKKTVLEMEVETLNKELSFTRTGFDGMQAEVTDLQVKSASKTQEYQGVLRQLEMVTKSLNDLDGQLTRMNEEAQGYSSQMTESQMTLEEKKIEFERLLDEVETMKLSVARTKDEYEVMSETVRQLEDEAMSSQRARNERQHKMNDSQLKLEQAKMKEQYLIDQVRERYMLNLPDVVEKYAGREGDFLTAEGELKELREKLAKIGEVNLSAIEEYEETAQRYEFLTKQHADLTEAKEQLRKVIDRINRICSKRFKETFDLVNDRFTRVFPVLFGGGEAWLEMVEETEKNEAGIEIIARPPGKKTQNVSLMSGGEKALTAVALVFSIFLVKPSPYCLLDEVDAPLDDANVFRFNDLVREMAKRSQIIVVTHNKHTMEVAKKLYGVTMQERGVSTMVSVSLQDIH